A genomic segment from Stenotrophomonas maltophilia encodes:
- the metG gene encoding methionine--tRNA ligase has product MTRTALVTTALPYANGPLHLGHLVGYIQADIWVRARRMSGGKAWFVCADDTHGTPIMLAAEKAGVTPETFIANIQASHERDFAAFGVAFDHYDSTNSAANKALTEQFYLKLEAAGHISRRSVAQFYDPAKGMFLPDRYVKGICPNCGSPDQYGDNCEVCGATYAPTDLKEPRSVISGATPEMRDSEHFFFEVGHFDAFLREWLAGDVALPGVKAKLGEWLNAEGGLRAWDISRDAPYFGFQIPGQPGKYFYVWLDAPIGYLSSFQTLCGKIGEDFEAHLRAGTATELHHFIGKDIVNFHGLFWPAVLHGTGHRAPTRLHVNGYLTVDGAKMSKSRGTFVMARTFLDAGLEPEALRYYYAAKSGGGVDDLDLNLGDFIARVNADLVGKFVNLASRCAGFISKRFDGQLAAQLPDAAQYQRFVDGLAPIREAYERNDPAAAIRLTMTLADEANRYIDDVKPWVIAKQDGADAQLQAVCSQGLNLFRVLVTALKPVLPATAAQAEAFLAAPVTDWTELAQPLLGHRITEYTPLFTRIDPKKIDAMIDASKDTLQPAAAAAPAAKTDAAKPAAPAPAKDEAKGADAPAYIGIDDFAKLDLRIGKVLVCEFVEGSDKLLRFELDAGELGKRQIFSGIRGSYGEPETLVGRSVVFIANLAPRKMRFGLSEGMILSAGFDGGALALLDADSGAQPGMPVR; this is encoded by the coding sequence ATGACCCGTACCGCGCTCGTCACCACCGCCCTGCCCTACGCCAACGGCCCGCTGCATCTGGGCCACCTGGTCGGCTACATCCAGGCTGACATCTGGGTGCGCGCGCGGCGAATGAGCGGCGGCAAGGCCTGGTTCGTCTGCGCCGACGACACCCACGGCACGCCGATCATGCTGGCCGCGGAAAAGGCCGGGGTCACCCCGGAAACCTTCATCGCCAACATCCAGGCCAGCCACGAACGTGACTTCGCCGCCTTCGGCGTGGCCTTCGACCACTACGACTCGACCAACTCGGCGGCCAACAAGGCACTGACCGAGCAGTTCTACCTGAAGCTGGAAGCGGCCGGCCACATCAGCCGCCGCTCGGTCGCGCAGTTCTACGACCCGGCCAAGGGCATGTTCCTGCCCGACCGCTACGTCAAGGGCATCTGCCCGAACTGCGGCAGCCCCGACCAGTACGGCGACAACTGCGAAGTCTGCGGCGCGACCTATGCACCGACCGACCTGAAGGAGCCGCGCTCGGTCATCTCCGGTGCCACGCCGGAAATGCGCGATTCGGAGCACTTCTTCTTCGAGGTGGGCCACTTCGATGCGTTCCTGCGCGAATGGCTGGCCGGCGATGTCGCACTGCCGGGCGTGAAGGCCAAGCTGGGTGAATGGCTCAATGCCGAAGGCGGCCTGCGCGCGTGGGACATCTCGCGCGATGCGCCGTACTTCGGCTTCCAGATTCCCGGCCAGCCGGGCAAGTACTTCTACGTCTGGCTGGACGCACCGATCGGCTACCTGTCCAGCTTCCAGACCCTGTGCGGCAAGATCGGCGAAGACTTCGAAGCGCACCTGCGCGCCGGCACCGCCACCGAACTGCACCACTTCATCGGCAAGGACATCGTCAACTTCCACGGCCTGTTCTGGCCGGCGGTGCTGCATGGCACCGGCCACCGCGCGCCGACCCGCCTGCACGTCAACGGCTACCTGACCGTAGACGGCGCCAAGATGAGCAAATCGCGCGGCACCTTCGTGATGGCGCGTACCTTCCTCGACGCCGGCCTGGAGCCGGAAGCGCTGCGCTACTACTACGCCGCCAAGTCCGGCGGTGGCGTCGACGATCTCGACCTGAACCTGGGTGACTTCATCGCCCGCGTCAACGCCGACCTGGTCGGCAAGTTCGTCAACCTGGCCAGCCGCTGCGCCGGCTTCATCAGCAAGCGTTTCGACGGCCAGCTGGCCGCACAGCTGCCCGATGCGGCGCAGTACCAGCGCTTCGTCGACGGCCTGGCGCCGATCCGTGAAGCCTACGAGCGCAACGATCCGGCCGCGGCGATCCGCCTGACCATGACCCTGGCCGACGAAGCCAACCGCTACATCGACGACGTCAAGCCGTGGGTGATCGCCAAGCAGGATGGCGCCGACGCGCAGCTGCAGGCCGTGTGCAGCCAGGGCCTGAACCTGTTCCGCGTGCTGGTCACTGCCTTGAAGCCGGTGCTGCCGGCCACCGCTGCGCAGGCCGAGGCCTTCCTGGCCGCGCCGGTGACCGACTGGACCGAACTGGCGCAGCCGCTGCTGGGCCATCGCATCACCGAGTACACCCCGCTGTTCACCCGTATCGACCCGAAGAAGATTGACGCCATGATCGACGCCTCCAAGGACACCCTGCAGCCGGCCGCCGCTGCCGCCCCCGCCGCCAAGACCGACGCCGCCAAGCCGGCCGCACCGGCACCGGCCAAGGACGAAGCCAAGGGCGCCGACGCTCCGGCCTACATCGGCATCGACGATTTCGCCAAGCTCGACCTGCGCATCGGCAAGGTGCTGGTGTGCGAGTTCGTGGAAGGTTCGGACAAGCTGCTGCGCTTCGAACTGGACGCCGGTGAACTGGGCAAGCGCCAGATCTTCTCCGGCATCCGTGGCAGCTACGGCGAGCCGGAAACGCTGGTCGGCCGCAGCGTGGTGTTCATCGCCAACCTGGCCCCGCGCAAGATGCGCTTCGGCCTGAGCGAAGGCATGATCCTGTCGGCCGGTTTCGACGGCGGCGCGCTGGCGCTGCTGGACGCCGACAGCGGTGCGCAGCCGGGCATGCCGGTCCGCTGA
- a CDS encoding HAD family hydrolase, producing the protein MELALFDFDHTVTTCDTYGRFLRRVATAEQLAQAWWKVGPWLAAYKLKLISAERIRARVTRLTFSDRHSDDIATLAAGFSREFLPDVVRPEMLEQIRWHREQQHTVVIVSGSLDLYLRPWCEQLGLLLICNRLESQDGRLTGRYAGGDCGPRKVEHIRRQFDLSRYVRIHAYGDSSEDKPMLALAHERWFRGKPLK; encoded by the coding sequence ATGGAACTGGCGCTGTTCGACTTCGACCACACCGTGACCACCTGCGATACCTATGGCCGTTTCCTGCGCCGCGTGGCCACCGCCGAACAGCTGGCGCAGGCGTGGTGGAAGGTCGGCCCGTGGCTGGCCGCATACAAGCTCAAGCTGATCTCGGCCGAACGCATCCGCGCACGCGTCACCCGCCTGACGTTCAGTGACCGCCACAGCGATGACATCGCCACGCTGGCCGCCGGCTTCTCGCGTGAGTTCCTGCCCGACGTGGTGCGCCCGGAAATGCTGGAGCAGATCCGCTGGCACAGGGAACAGCAGCACACCGTGGTGATCGTGTCCGGTTCGCTGGACCTGTACCTGCGGCCGTGGTGCGAGCAGCTGGGCCTGCTGCTGATCTGCAACCGGCTGGAAAGCCAGGACGGCCGCCTGACCGGTCGCTATGCCGGTGGCGACTGCGGCCCGCGCAAGGTCGAGCACATCCGTCGCCAGTTCGACCTGTCGCGCTACGTGCGCATCCATGCCTACGGCGACAGTTCCGAAGACAAGCCGATGCTGGCGCTGGCCCACGAGCGCTGGTTCCGTGGCAAACCCCTGAAGTAA
- the rnfB gene encoding Rnf electron transport complex subunit RnfB yields MSLIPPLTERLDRLLPQTQCGQCGYDGCRPYAQAMARGEAGVDRCPPGGDAGARALAQVLGVPAIPFDRSRGEHKAPQVALIVEADCIGCTKCIQACPVDAIVGGAKYMHTVIADLCTGCELCIPPCPVDCIEMVPA; encoded by the coding sequence ATGAGCCTGATCCCACCCCTGACCGAACGCCTCGACCGCCTGCTGCCGCAGACCCAATGCGGGCAATGCGGCTATGACGGCTGCCGCCCGTACGCGCAGGCAATGGCACGCGGCGAGGCGGGCGTGGACCGCTGCCCGCCGGGGGGCGATGCTGGCGCGCGCGCACTGGCGCAGGTACTGGGCGTGCCCGCCATTCCGTTTGATCGTTCGCGTGGCGAACACAAGGCGCCGCAGGTGGCGTTGATCGTGGAAGCCGACTGCATCGGCTGCACCAAGTGCATCCAGGCCTGCCCGGTGGACGCCATCGTCGGCGGCGCCAAGTACATGCACACGGTCATTGCCGATCTGTGCACCGGTTGCGAGCTGTGCATACCACCGTGCCCGGTGGATTGCATCGAGATGGTGCCGGCATAG
- a CDS encoding RidA family protein: MMERYDVGPRMSEMTVYNKVAYLSGQIPEDTSQDITGQTRQVLAEIDKLLALVASDRQHVLRAEVFLADIADFDGMNKAWDEWVVEGATPARATFEAKLAHAEWKVEIVVTAAVP; encoded by the coding sequence ATGATGGAGCGTTACGACGTCGGACCGCGCATGTCCGAAATGACCGTCTACAACAAGGTCGCCTACCTCTCCGGCCAGATTCCGGAAGACACCAGCCAGGACATCACCGGGCAGACCCGGCAGGTGCTGGCCGAGATCGACAAGCTGCTGGCGCTGGTCGCCAGTGATCGCCAGCACGTGCTGCGCGCCGAAGTGTTCCTGGCCGACATCGCCGACTTCGACGGCATGAACAAGGCATGGGACGAGTGGGTGGTCGAGGGCGCGACCCCGGCCCGCGCAACGTTCGAAGCCAAGCTGGCCCACGCCGAGTGGAAGGTCGAGATCGTGGTGACGGCCGCGGTGCCGTAA
- the mprF gene encoding bifunctional lysylphosphatidylglycerol flippase/synthetase MprF: protein MTPATDPATASSTPAWKRVLTIIVPLLILSLALHGLASEFDEHGYRAIRQAFRQLSGMQIALTVVLGLASYACLIGFDAIGLRRSGIRVHPARIGITAFLAHTLGQTVGFAALTGGAVRLRGYRSAGLDLAQIGQVVLMSTLGFVFGAWLLISVALCMEPAAAALALPLNPDAVRIVGIVALLAYLGTVLLVGRDGRQFSVFGHALWLPDRRTMIGVTVLSVIELVLASAAFYVLLPDSTPTGLPGFVGLYLVAVLAGLVSTVPAGLGVFEWSLLKLLPQVAPAAVLAAALIYRVTYYVLPLVLATLLALAPALRQPLQASAGATRAGWNALRPWLPQIIALAVFSIGAALVIDGTLPTPRRHLVNASLPILETSHLIGSLSGVALLLIGQGLARRSHAAWMLAMAVCVVTPLPLWLRGGQPLIAVSAVLVAMALWAARREFYRQGALLDEAWSWPWLRNLGLVLVAVTWLLFFTYSHVEYQNELWWQFAVSGNAPRALRALLVVAIALVMFGLARLLHSTRSPLPAADEPTLQSLAPVLAGATDTQACLVLTADKAVLRDEAKLGFVMMQRYGGSLIAMGDPVGPPDVARALIWRFREEADRLGLRPVFYQVGETYWQTYLDLGLGLVKLGEEAMVPLHDFGLEGRERADLRQAWNRGKRSGLSFRVAPVEEIPSLLPRLHAISNAWLEDKAGDEKGFSLGSYDPDYLARFPVALVEAEGQIVAFANLWQAPAGAELSVDLMRHVNEAPKGTMDFLFIELFLWGRAQGYARFSLGMAPLSGLAQHRLAGRWNRLAGLLARHGERFYGFSGLRRFKSKFDPQWRPRYLAAPGGMHLPAALLDATRLISLDPRRN from the coding sequence ATGACCCCAGCCACCGACCCCGCCACCGCTTCCTCCACCCCGGCATGGAAGCGGGTCCTCACCATCATTGTTCCCCTGCTGATCCTCTCGCTGGCCCTGCATGGCCTGGCCAGTGAATTCGATGAGCACGGCTACCGTGCCATCCGCCAGGCGTTCCGCCAGCTCAGCGGCATGCAGATCGCGCTCACCGTGGTGCTCGGCCTGGCCAGCTACGCCTGCCTGATCGGCTTTGATGCCATCGGCCTGCGACGCAGCGGCATCCGCGTGCATCCGGCGCGCATCGGCATCACCGCCTTCCTTGCGCATACGCTGGGCCAGACCGTGGGCTTTGCGGCATTGACCGGAGGCGCGGTGCGCCTGCGTGGCTACCGCAGCGCCGGTCTCGACCTGGCGCAGATCGGCCAGGTGGTGCTGATGAGCACGCTCGGCTTCGTGTTCGGTGCATGGCTGCTGATCAGTGTGGCGCTGTGCATGGAACCTGCGGCGGCAGCGTTGGCATTGCCATTGAATCCCGATGCCGTGCGCATCGTCGGCATCGTCGCGCTGCTCGCCTATCTCGGCACCGTGCTGCTGGTCGGCCGCGATGGACGGCAGTTCAGCGTGTTCGGCCATGCGTTGTGGCTGCCCGACCGCCGCACCATGATCGGCGTCACCGTGCTCAGCGTGATCGAACTGGTGCTGGCCAGTGCCGCGTTCTACGTGCTGCTGCCGGACTCCACGCCGACCGGCCTGCCCGGCTTCGTCGGCCTGTACCTGGTGGCGGTGCTGGCCGGCCTGGTCTCGACCGTGCCGGCCGGCCTGGGCGTGTTCGAATGGAGCCTGCTGAAGCTGTTGCCGCAGGTGGCACCGGCGGCGGTGCTGGCGGCGGCGCTGATCTACCGCGTTACCTACTACGTGCTGCCGCTGGTGCTGGCCACGCTGCTCGCGCTTGCGCCCGCCCTGCGCCAGCCGCTGCAGGCCAGTGCCGGGGCAACCCGTGCCGGCTGGAACGCGCTGCGCCCATGGTTGCCGCAGATCATCGCGCTGGCAGTGTTCAGCATCGGCGCCGCGCTGGTCATCGACGGCACACTGCCGACGCCGCGCCGTCACCTGGTGAACGCCTCGCTGCCGATCCTGGAAACCTCGCACCTGATCGGCAGCCTCAGTGGCGTCGCGCTGCTGCTGATCGGCCAGGGCCTGGCCCGGCGCAGCCACGCGGCGTGGATGCTGGCGATGGCGGTGTGCGTGGTCACCCCGCTGCCGCTGTGGCTGCGCGGTGGCCAACCGTTGATCGCCGTCTCGGCAGTGCTGGTGGCGATGGCGCTGTGGGCCGCGCGCCGCGAGTTCTACCGCCAGGGTGCGCTGCTGGACGAAGCCTGGTCGTGGCCGTGGCTGCGCAACCTCGGCCTGGTGCTGGTGGCGGTCACCTGGCTGCTGTTCTTCACCTACAGCCATGTCGAATACCAGAATGAGCTGTGGTGGCAGTTCGCGGTGTCCGGCAACGCACCGCGCGCGTTGCGTGCGTTGCTGGTGGTGGCCATCGCGCTGGTGATGTTCGGCCTGGCGCGCCTGCTGCACAGCACGCGCAGCCCGCTGCCGGCCGCCGATGAACCCACGCTGCAATCGCTGGCACCGGTGCTGGCCGGTGCCACCGACACCCAGGCCTGCCTGGTGCTGACCGCTGACAAGGCAGTGCTGCGCGACGAGGCGAAGCTGGGCTTCGTGATGATGCAGCGCTATGGGGGTTCGCTGATCGCAATGGGCGATCCGGTCGGCCCTCCGGACGTTGCCCGTGCATTGATCTGGCGCTTCCGCGAGGAAGCCGACCGCCTCGGCCTGCGTCCGGTCTTCTACCAGGTCGGCGAGACGTACTGGCAGACCTATCTCGACCTCGGCCTGGGCCTGGTCAAGCTGGGCGAAGAAGCGATGGTGCCGCTGCACGACTTCGGCCTGGAAGGCCGCGAACGTGCCGACCTGCGCCAGGCCTGGAACCGCGGCAAGCGCAGCGGCCTGTCGTTCCGCGTGGCGCCGGTGGAGGAAATTCCCAGCCTGCTGCCGCGCCTGCACGCGATCTCCAACGCGTGGCTGGAAGACAAGGCCGGCGACGAAAAGGGCTTCTCGCTGGGGAGCTATGACCCGGACTATCTGGCGCGCTTCCCGGTGGCGCTGGTGGAGGCCGAAGGCCAGATCGTGGCCTTCGCCAACCTGTGGCAGGCACCGGCCGGTGCCGAGCTGTCGGTCGACCTGATGCGCCACGTCAACGAGGCGCCGAAGGGCACGATGGACTTCCTCTTCATCGAGCTGTTCCTGTGGGGCCGCGCGCAGGGCTATGCACGCTTCTCGCTGGGCATGGCGCCGCTGTCCGGGCTGGCACAGCATCGTCTGGCCGGCCGCTGGAACCGACTGGCCGGCCTGCTGGCGCGGCATGGCGAACGCTTCTACGGGTTCAGTGGCCTGCGTCGTTTCAAGTCGAAGTTCGATCCGCAGTGGCGGCCACGCTATCTTGCTGCGCCAGGCGGCATGCACCTGCCGGCCGCGCTGCTGGACGCCACGCGCCTGATCTCGCTGGACCCGCGGCGTAACTGA
- a CDS encoding virulence factor family protein, which produces MKRAGLGRAMGVVLALAALPATAAAAVQQFSHGRFEQIPVHMPSGTPQRVVIWFHEPSAGGDTSRLPIEALRADGAMVAAVDIAHLRGVLKREGDPTCSFGSGDVENFSRWLQASLHLSGYHLPLVGGDGEGAELAYSLAAQADTQVIAGLLTTGFCPDHSHERMVCGDGVKHNMLQPAELNFPWLSAAGDHGCKVGEASRFVQQVAMAREFKRTARGDASPGLVAAARVIGAQTGVSLAPPPAALKGLPVVEVPATGNGDTLAVFVSGDGGWAGLDKDVASSLNEHGVAVVGIDSLRYFWSERTPKGFAGDLQKIIDHYRQQWHRDKVMLIGFSQGADVLPATINQLDAGTREALDRIVLLSVGKKADFEFHVSNWLGGGGDGLPIAPEVARLPAGKTLCVYGQDDDDALCPGLPANDGVQKVKLPGDHHFNGDYDRLAEVILKGGM; this is translated from the coding sequence ATGAAGCGTGCAGGGCTGGGCAGGGCAATGGGTGTGGTGCTGGCACTGGCCGCACTACCGGCAACAGCGGCAGCGGCCGTGCAGCAGTTCAGCCACGGGCGGTTCGAACAGATTCCGGTGCACATGCCATCGGGAACGCCGCAGCGAGTGGTGATCTGGTTCCACGAACCCAGCGCCGGTGGCGATACCAGCCGCTTGCCGATCGAAGCCCTGCGTGCCGATGGCGCGATGGTTGCCGCCGTGGACATCGCGCACCTACGCGGGGTACTCAAGCGCGAGGGTGACCCGACCTGTTCGTTCGGTTCCGGCGACGTTGAGAACTTCTCGCGCTGGCTGCAGGCCTCCCTGCATCTTTCGGGCTACCACCTGCCGCTGGTCGGCGGCGATGGTGAGGGCGCCGAACTGGCCTATTCGCTGGCCGCGCAGGCTGATACTCAAGTGATTGCCGGCCTGCTGACCACCGGCTTCTGCCCGGACCACAGCCACGAGCGCATGGTCTGCGGCGATGGTGTGAAGCACAACATGCTCCAGCCCGCCGAACTGAACTTCCCATGGTTGAGTGCGGCCGGTGACCACGGCTGCAAGGTGGGCGAGGCCAGCCGGTTCGTGCAGCAGGTGGCGATGGCGCGCGAGTTCAAGCGCACCGCGCGCGGGGATGCGTCACCGGGCCTGGTGGCCGCGGCGCGGGTGATCGGTGCGCAGACCGGCGTCAGCCTGGCGCCGCCACCGGCCGCGCTGAAGGGGCTGCCGGTAGTGGAAGTGCCAGCGACCGGCAACGGTGACACGCTGGCCGTGTTCGTTTCCGGCGACGGTGGCTGGGCCGGCCTGGACAAGGACGTGGCGTCGTCGCTCAACGAGCATGGCGTGGCGGTGGTCGGCATCGACTCGCTGCGCTACTTCTGGAGCGAGCGCACACCGAAGGGCTTTGCCGGCGACCTGCAGAAGATCATCGACCATTACCGCCAGCAGTGGCATCGCGACAAGGTGATGCTGATCGGTTTCTCGCAGGGTGCCGACGTGCTGCCGGCCACCATCAACCAGCTCGACGCCGGCACCCGTGAGGCGCTGGACCGTATCGTGCTGCTGTCGGTAGGCAAGAAGGCCGACTTCGAATTCCACGTCAGCAACTGGCTGGGCGGTGGCGGCGACGGCCTGCCGATCGCACCGGAGGTGGCCAGGCTGCCGGCTGGCAAGACGCTGTGCGTCTACGGCCAGGACGACGATGACGCGCTGTGCCCCGGCCTGCCGGCCAACGACGGCGTGCAGAAGGTGAAGCTGCCTGGCGACCACCACTTCAATGGTGATTACGACCGCCTGGCCGAAGTGATCCTCAAGGGCGGTATGTAG
- a CDS encoding DUF998 domain-containing protein: protein MSRARPAALLALVALLLFVATALWTQFARTDLDWVRATLSLYLHGPWGLALRAAYCLLALAIALLGISLYRGSTGPRRSAAAPLLFTVSALGLATVAIGDSWLPEATPLLAPFIHGLAANTAFLCASVGMLLQAWYLRREPGWQSAAGLLWGWAWLAFVLLWLHVLWRGGPPRGLGQKGVIVVIVGWLLYLALALYRRSRRAAAC, encoded by the coding sequence ATGAGCCGCGCGCGTCCGGCGGCGCTGCTGGCGCTGGTGGCGCTGCTGCTGTTCGTGGCCACCGCGCTGTGGACCCAGTTCGCGCGCACCGATCTGGACTGGGTGCGGGCCACGCTCAGCCTCTACCTGCACGGGCCGTGGGGGCTGGCGTTGCGCGCGGCCTACTGCCTGCTGGCGCTGGCGATCGCCCTGCTGGGCATCAGCCTCTACCGCGGCAGCACCGGCCCGCGGCGCAGCGCGGCGGCGCCGTTGCTGTTCACTGTCTCGGCGCTGGGCCTGGCCACGGTCGCCATCGGTGACAGCTGGCTGCCTGAAGCCACGCCGCTGCTGGCACCGTTCATCCATGGGCTGGCAGCAAACACGGCGTTCCTGTGTGCCAGCGTCGGCATGCTGCTGCAGGCCTGGTACCTGCGTCGCGAGCCGGGCTGGCAGTCCGCTGCGGGCCTGCTGTGGGGCTGGGCCTGGCTGGCCTTCGTGCTGCTGTGGCTGCATGTGCTGTGGCGTGGCGGACCGCCGCGCGGGCTGGGGCAGAAAGGGGTGATCGTGGTGATCGTGGGCTGGCTGCTGTATCTGGCGCTGGCGCTGTATCGGCGCAGTCGTCGCGCCGCAGCCTGCTGA
- a CDS encoding oxidoreductase-like domain-containing protein — translation MSVPDPDPRPLPPEEPGPNECCGSGCPLCVLDLYADELQRYRKALAEWRARHPEASA, via the coding sequence GTGTCCGTCCCTGATCCCGATCCCCGTCCGCTGCCGCCGGAAGAGCCCGGTCCCAACGAATGCTGCGGCAGCGGTTGCCCGCTGTGCGTGCTGGACCTGTATGCCGACGAGCTGCAGCGCTATCGCAAGGCGTTGGCCGAATGGCGGGCGCGGCACCCGGAGGCGTCCGCATGA
- a CDS encoding HD domain-containing protein, with product MDFSPLTLAPAQWQALQDSYATPPRAYHHFGHVRAVLQHCQEVADGPGWQQPAEVYLAVLYHDAIYVAGRKDNEARSAQLALQAIAQAPELAAVDAARVEQLILLTARHGELGPDDVDAEAALFLDCDMAILAAPEPVFTAYDRGVAEEYKGVVPGFLYRAGRRRFLQGLLRAPRIFLSGFFHQRLDAAARDNLRRQLGR from the coding sequence ATGGACTTCTCCCCGCTGACGCTCGCTCCGGCGCAGTGGCAGGCGCTGCAGGACAGCTATGCGACGCCACCACGTGCCTACCATCACTTCGGCCACGTACGCGCGGTGCTGCAGCACTGCCAGGAGGTTGCCGACGGCCCCGGCTGGCAGCAACCGGCCGAGGTCTACCTGGCCGTGCTCTACCACGATGCGATCTACGTGGCGGGGCGAAAGGACAACGAGGCGCGTTCGGCGCAGCTGGCCCTGCAGGCGATCGCACAGGCACCGGAACTGGCCGCAGTCGATGCGGCCCGGGTCGAGCAGTTGATCCTGCTGACTGCTCGCCATGGCGAGCTCGGCCCGGACGATGTCGATGCCGAGGCGGCGCTGTTCCTGGACTGCGACATGGCGATCCTGGCCGCGCCGGAACCGGTGTTCACCGCCTATGACCGTGGCGTGGCCGAAGAGTACAAGGGCGTGGTTCCGGGCTTCCTGTATCGCGCCGGTCGCCGCCGTTTCCTGCAGGGCCTGCTGCGTGCACCGCGCATCTTCCTCAGCGGGTTCTTCCATCAGCGCCTCGACGCGGCCGCCCGCGACAACCTGCGCCGGCAGCTGGGCCGCTGA
- a CDS encoding transglutaminase domain-containing protein, producing MYRPAARSVLLALAALAAPSAIALNPAATEAPTVVASTAAPTIPTPQQVFAIPPAMLDMLRTQVINRSYSREQRLQALVEMIFDRHGMDLQYDADATLTVSEIWQQRRANCLAFTLMFVALAREAGIQARVQEVGQVVSWYQDQAQGLVYSVGHVNAGVGFAGRFATVDLDRNVLYDRRGPLPISQARALAHFYNNRGAERMASGDLVGARAFFNAALAQDNSFAATWNNLGVLENRKGDAVAARRALETALRLDGRQDAALTNASALYRKLGMVAQAQALEQRLQSVQREDPFAQYMFGAEAERAGQLEQAIRYYRQAVRLYDTAHQFHFGLARAYFLAGQLKRADRELLRAQELGGATQQARYQAKLDSLARWRAQQQARR from the coding sequence ATGTACCGTCCTGCCGCCCGATCCGTTCTTCTCGCGCTGGCCGCATTGGCGGCACCGTCCGCGATCGCACTGAACCCTGCCGCGACCGAAGCCCCCACGGTGGTTGCCAGCACCGCCGCGCCGACGATTCCGACGCCCCAGCAGGTGTTCGCGATTCCACCGGCGATGCTCGACATGCTGCGCACGCAGGTGATCAACCGCAGCTACTCGCGTGAGCAGCGCCTGCAGGCACTGGTGGAGATGATCTTCGACCGCCATGGCATGGACCTGCAGTACGACGCCGACGCGACCCTCACCGTCAGCGAGATCTGGCAGCAGCGACGCGCCAACTGCCTGGCCTTCACCCTGATGTTCGTCGCACTGGCACGCGAAGCCGGCATCCAGGCGCGCGTGCAGGAAGTCGGCCAGGTGGTGTCGTGGTACCAGGACCAGGCCCAGGGCCTGGTCTACAGCGTGGGGCACGTCAATGCCGGGGTCGGCTTCGCCGGCCGCTTCGCCACCGTCGATCTGGATCGCAATGTGCTGTACGACCGTCGCGGGCCGCTGCCGATCAGCCAGGCGCGGGCATTGGCGCACTTCTACAACAATCGCGGCGCCGAACGCATGGCCAGCGGCGATCTGGTCGGCGCGCGTGCCTTCTTCAATGCCGCACTGGCACAGGACAACAGCTTCGCCGCCACCTGGAACAACCTGGGCGTGCTGGAAAACCGCAAGGGCGATGCCGTCGCTGCGCGCCGGGCATTGGAAACGGCACTGCGGCTGGACGGCCGCCAGGACGCTGCACTGACCAACGCCAGTGCCCTCTACCGCAAGCTGGGCATGGTCGCGCAGGCACAGGCACTGGAGCAGCGCTTGCAGTCGGTGCAGCGCGAAGACCCGTTCGCGCAGTACATGTTCGGCGCCGAGGCCGAACGCGCCGGCCAACTGGAGCAGGCGATCCGCTATTACCGGCAGGCCGTGCGCCTGTACGACACCGCGCACCAGTTCCACTTCGGGCTGGCGCGAGCCTATTTCCTGGCCGGCCAGCTCAAGCGCGCCGATCGTGAACTGCTGCGTGCACAGGAACTGGGCGGTGCAACGCAGCAGGCGCGCTACCAGGCCAAGCTGGACAGCCTGGCCCGCTGGCGCGCGCAGCAGCAGGCCAGGCGCTGA
- a CDS encoding zinc ribbon domain-containing protein YjdM, translated as MSSAPACPQCTLENTYADGALWICADCGFEWTAEEGAGSTLVVRDSNGNTLQAGDTVTVIKDLKVKGSSIPLKQGTVIRNIRLVEDDAEHIEGNSDKIKGLVLKTCFLKKA; from the coding sequence ATGTCTTCTGCCCCCGCCTGCCCGCAGTGCACCCTGGAAAACACCTATGCCGACGGCGCGCTGTGGATCTGCGCCGACTGCGGCTTCGAATGGACCGCCGAGGAAGGTGCCGGTTCGACCCTGGTCGTGCGTGACAGCAACGGCAACACCCTGCAGGCCGGCGACACTGTCACCGTGATCAAGGACCTGAAGGTGAAGGGCTCCTCGATCCCGCTCAAGCAGGGCACCGTGATCCGCAACATCCGCCTGGTCGAGGACGATGCCGAGCACATCGAAGGCAACTCGGACAAGATCAAGGGCCTGGTCCTGAAGACCTGCTTCCTCAAGAAGGCCTGA